The following DNA comes from Dehalococcoidia bacterium.
ATTGTACAAACGGAAGACTTCAACATCGTCGGGAGTTGAGATTCTCCCATGAAAGTCTGAGTATCTCCATCGTCTCAAGCCCAGGTGGTTTCACTCTCCATTTGCGAAAGCTGAATGACCAATGTGCGGTTGGCATAAGCATCAATGTGGCTGGGATTGAGAGCAAGCACCTTGTCGAAATCAACCAAGGCTTTTTCCCGCTGACACAGATGGACATATGCCTCCCCTCGATAAGTGAGAGCGTCCGAGTCGTCAGGATCGAGATCAATGCATTTGTCCTTGATGGTCTGGGTCAGCCTGGCGGCCTGACGTCCGTTCACAATCCATACTCCAATTGTTCTCTGGGGTTCTTGTGTTTCAATTCGTGCCCCTATTATGCCGAATGTCCTATCCTATCTTTGTCCGTGGTTTGAAATGAAAAGGCTGCCCATTGTCCGATATGCAACCGCACGATGGTTTTCCATACAAGATTCAACACATCCGAGAAAGAAAAGCGGAGTATTCTGGTGTTCAAGTATCCGGCGTGCTGAGACAAGTTGACCGCATTACGCAGAAGTGCTGGCTGCTTCACTCCGAGACCTGCGTCAGTGTCTGTCCGCACTGCATTCAGTGTTGCCGACTTTCACCATCAGGTAGCGGAATTGACCATATGGTTCCTGAATCAGATTCGAATAGACACGCCAACGCATGCCGTATGCCCCGCTCAGTGGAATTGGCGACTCTCTTTTGCTCTTCGTTCCGTCGGAGGCACCCGATTCCCATTCCAGGGTTCCCTGAAGAGTGCGGCCCTCGTGGAGGCGAAACTGCTCATCCACGGTACTGCGGTTCGACCTTTCCCAATAGGCACTGTCGTTGGTTAGGAGTATAGCATAACCCACCATATCACTGTGGTTGGCAAGCACCTGTTCCAACCGCCAGATATCCTTTGCGAAATCATATCTCGCGATGTCTTGTGCGGCCTGATCCCTTAGCGAAAATGTTTCATTTCTCACCATGGAAGTGAGTTTCCGGGTCTTATACTTCAATTCGATGGCCAAACGGTGGCTCCCGTTGATCGCCAAGATGTCTAGATGAAGGGAATTGCCGTGTTGGTCTACAGGTAGCTCCAACCTTACATCTGTCACATCTCCTTGCGTACGAAGTTGCCATGCAAGGGCGTGCTGGAAATCAGCTTCGGAATGAAAAAGAGGCCTCTTTTCAGCAAGACCGCTCAGTACGTCCGTGAGTTCATCCATTCTTCACCTCTTTGTTAAGCACCAATCGACCGTTTACAGGGGGCGCAGACTGCTCTCGATGAGATTCACGAAATCTGCCACGTTGAACCAGTTTCGGTTCAGCTGCGAGGAGTCCTTCGAACTGGTTTCGTATTGAAAGGTACGCCATCGGGCAGAAACTATGTCCTGCTTGAGTTGATCGCCCTTGAACCCGCCATATCGCCCCATCGATGACTTGTTGAGGGTCCCATTCCTGAAACCATCATAGATTTGCTCTCCGGGGATTTTCTCTTCGCAGTTGAGGCCAAATCCGGATCGCCTTGCGACCAGTTTGTCGTACATTTCGAGGGCAATGCCCAGCATTTCGAAGAAGTAATCGCCCCTGCACACTGGTTCATATGCTTTCTGAAGAGCTTCCCAGGTCAGAATGGGAAACTGAAGCCCGTCCATCTGTTCCGCGAGCGGCTCGGGAAGGAGAGCAAAGTGGTGGACCGTATCGATTTTGAGAGCTTCTCGGATGGCGTCAAGGATAGCTTCTTGAGCGGCCATCTGTTGATTCAAGTCTGCAACCGAGGGAACATCATACATCTTTGCTTCAAAAGCGATAAGAGTCCGAGGGGTACCATTGATCAGCAACACAATATCAGGTGTGTCTTTCGTCTGAGGCAAATGCACGAAGCGTCTTCGGGTATCACCAGTGGCTGACTCCTTCAAACTATATTCAGTGAAGAATTCTATGTTGGTTTGGGCGACATCGGCAATTACTGGTGGTTTCTGAGCATTACCAAGAAGTGAGAAAAGAATGGAGATGTGCTTGAAATTGTCCTTGCACACGATCATGGGAAATACGGTACCTGTGAAGAACCTCTCCTTTCGATTCATGGGAAGATCGGTTAATAGCATTTGCCTCAGCGACATTCATTGTCCTCCTGGTTCTTTGCTTGGGGCCGATGGTTGCTGCCCCCGGTCTACAGTTCCATCATTATACCTCTGTGACCCGGATGGGGGGAATAGGACCTTTGTGCCATTCCCATGATATCTCTTGAGGGCGTGACATGTATGATGCCTGAGCAGGCATGACAACTCACGGGAATTTGAAGCGGTTGGCAGGATGCAGAGGC
Coding sequences within:
- a CDS encoding tetratricopeptide repeat protein, translated to MNGRQAARLTQTIKDKCIDLDPDDSDALTYRGEAYVHLCQREKALVDFDKVLALNPSHIDAYANRTLVIQLSQMESETTWA